One genomic region from Leifsonia poae encodes:
- a CDS encoding RNA polymerase sigma factor → MTDPREVRAVAERAARTSYGRLVALLAAPARDIAGAEDALGDAFERALRTWPVSGIPDNPEGWLLTVARNRRRDEYGSAAYRTSVPIPEDDRELAASLPSLDGIDPDAIGDKRLELLFACAHPAVDTRARTPLLLQAVLGFDAAQIGAAFAIPTATMAQRLVRAKRRIRDARIPFSVPGRADRALRLPAVLEAIYGCYAIDRGLGSSETRMSLAAEAQYLAVTVAALLGDEPEAWALAALVTLSLARTPPVTVEQYIPLDEQDTTDWDRRLIAEGDTYLHRASMIRTRKADGPVGRFELEAAIQSAHDARARTGTVDRQAVRTLSEALVLVAPSLGARVALASAVARCDGPLAGLASLNGIEDATLDRFQPAWATRAALLAEAGATAEAVRAYTRAIDLTPQPQVRAWLIRRRDQLLPR, encoded by the coding sequence GTGACCGACCCCCGGGAGGTCCGCGCGGTCGCCGAGCGCGCCGCGCGGACCTCGTACGGACGACTCGTGGCGCTCCTCGCCGCACCGGCCAGGGACATCGCGGGAGCCGAAGACGCGCTCGGCGATGCGTTCGAGCGCGCCCTGCGCACCTGGCCGGTCTCCGGCATCCCCGACAACCCGGAAGGATGGCTGCTCACTGTGGCCCGCAATCGCCGCCGTGACGAGTACGGCAGTGCCGCGTATCGCACGTCGGTACCAATTCCTGAGGACGACCGGGAGCTCGCTGCATCCCTACCGTCGCTCGACGGCATCGACCCGGATGCGATCGGCGACAAACGACTCGAGCTGCTCTTCGCCTGCGCTCATCCCGCCGTCGACACCCGGGCCCGCACACCTCTGCTCCTGCAGGCCGTTCTCGGTTTCGACGCAGCGCAGATCGGCGCCGCCTTCGCCATCCCCACCGCGACGATGGCGCAGCGCCTGGTTCGCGCCAAGCGGCGCATCCGGGATGCGCGCATCCCGTTCTCCGTGCCCGGTCGGGCGGACCGCGCGCTTCGGCTCCCTGCCGTGCTGGAGGCGATCTACGGGTGCTACGCGATCGACCGGGGTCTCGGTTCCTCCGAGACCCGAATGTCACTCGCCGCCGAGGCGCAGTACCTCGCGGTCACCGTCGCCGCACTCCTGGGCGACGAGCCGGAGGCTTGGGCGCTGGCGGCGCTCGTCACCCTGTCGCTCGCGCGAACGCCTCCAGTCACCGTCGAACAGTACATCCCGCTGGACGAGCAGGATACGACCGACTGGGATCGGAGACTGATCGCCGAGGGCGACACGTACCTGCACCGGGCATCCATGATTCGGACACGCAAGGCCGACGGTCCGGTCGGCCGGTTCGAGTTGGAGGCGGCGATCCAGTCGGCCCACGACGCCCGAGCCCGAACGGGAACAGTCGATCGGCAGGCCGTCCGCACCCTCTCCGAGGCCCTCGTGCTCGTCGCACCGTCCCTGGGGGCGCGCGTTGCCCTCGCCTCCGCCGTCGCGCGCTGCGACGGTCCGCTGGCCGGGCTCGCGTCGCTGAACGGCATCGAAGATGCCACCCTGGACCGCTTCCAGCCGGCGTGGGCGACCCGTGCGGCGCTCCTGGCCGAGGCGGGCGCCACCGCGGAGGCCGTCAGGGCTTACACGCGCGCCATCGATCTCACGCCTCAACCCCAGGTGCGCGCCTGGCTCATCCGACGCCGGGACCAGCTGCTCCCGCGCTAG
- a CDS encoding YciI family protein has product MRYTLLLHYPELTPEDLGPEALQQGMDAFDAYAKALDAAGALLSAEVLQPSGLTTTVSSRSGELRIQDGPFVDTKDQLGGTFVIDVADLDAALAWAQKAPSAQWGVIEIRPSATYFADGRWNASV; this is encoded by the coding sequence ATGCGATACACCCTCCTCCTCCACTATCCCGAGCTCACGCCAGAGGACCTCGGTCCTGAGGCTCTGCAGCAGGGGATGGACGCTTTCGACGCCTACGCGAAGGCGCTCGACGCCGCCGGCGCACTGCTCTCAGCCGAGGTTCTCCAGCCTTCCGGCCTCACCACCACCGTCTCGTCCCGTAGCGGTGAGCTCCGCATCCAGGACGGGCCTTTCGTCGACACGAAGGACCAGCTCGGTGGCACCTTCGTGATCGATGTGGCCGACCTGGATGCCGCACTCGCCTGGGCACAGAAGGCGCCGTCGGCGCAGTGGGGCGTCATCGAGATCCGTCCGTCGGCCACCTACTTCGCCGACGGACGCTGGAACGCCTCGGTGTGA
- a CDS encoding SLC13 family permease, translating into MRTALVGAALLLLGIVAALTGILPASDVAALWDRVWPILLFVIGVTVVTELAAAAGLFAAVAQQTARWGRGRAWVLWLLVVAVAVVSTTFLSLDTTAVLLTPVVVVLARHAGLSPLPFALTTVWLANTASLLLPVSNLTNLLAQHAMGNPSPIGFAALTVAPAAVAIVVPVVTIGVVFRRSLLVRYVSEARDSVDDGVLFWGSAIVVVALLPALVSGVAVWIPATAAALVLSLLFAIRRRTALRASLVPWQLIVLAAGLFLFIDALHAVGLGALLAAVSGSGESTLALLRLSVTGMLGANAVDNLPAYLALEPVADTPRRLVALLIGVNAGSLITPWASLATLLWHQRLSSLDVGVSWRRYVLLGVVVAPVTVVLATLALAAT; encoded by the coding sequence ATGCGAACAGCGCTCGTCGGCGCCGCATTGCTGCTGCTCGGCATCGTCGCCGCGCTCACCGGAATCCTCCCGGCCTCGGATGTCGCAGCGCTCTGGGACCGCGTGTGGCCGATCTTGCTGTTCGTGATCGGGGTGACCGTCGTCACGGAACTCGCCGCGGCCGCGGGCCTGTTCGCCGCCGTTGCCCAGCAGACGGCCCGCTGGGGCCGGGGCCGCGCGTGGGTGCTCTGGCTATTGGTGGTGGCGGTCGCGGTGGTCAGTACGACCTTCCTCTCGCTCGACACGACCGCCGTGCTGCTGACGCCGGTGGTCGTCGTCCTTGCGAGACACGCGGGGCTCAGCCCTCTGCCGTTCGCCCTCACGACCGTCTGGCTCGCGAACACGGCGTCGCTGCTACTCCCGGTGTCGAACCTGACGAATCTGCTGGCGCAGCACGCGATGGGGAATCCGTCGCCGATCGGGTTCGCCGCCCTCACTGTGGCTCCGGCCGCTGTGGCGATCGTCGTGCCGGTCGTCACGATCGGGGTGGTCTTCCGTCGTTCGCTGTTGGTGCGATACGTTTCGGAGGCGCGCGATTCCGTCGACGACGGTGTGCTGTTCTGGGGGAGTGCGATCGTCGTCGTGGCGCTGCTCCCGGCTCTCGTCTCCGGTGTCGCGGTGTGGATCCCGGCCACGGCCGCGGCGCTCGTGCTCTCCCTGCTGTTCGCCATCCGTCGGCGGACGGCACTGCGTGCCTCGCTGGTCCCCTGGCAGCTGATCGTGCTCGCGGCCGGGCTCTTCCTCTTCATTGATGCGCTGCACGCCGTCGGGCTGGGGGCACTCCTTGCGGCCGTGTCCGGTTCCGGCGAGTCGACGCTCGCGCTGCTCCGGCTCTCGGTCACCGGGATGCTCGGTGCCAACGCCGTCGACAACCTCCCGGCCTACCTCGCGTTGGAGCCGGTGGCCGACACACCGCGACGGCTCGTCGCCCTGCTGATCGGCGTCAACGCCGGCTCGCTGATCACCCCGTGGGCCTCGCTCGCGACGCTGCTCTGGCACCAGCGGTTGAGTTCGCTCGATGTGGGTGTCTCGTGGCGCCGCTACGTTCTGCTCGGCGTCGTCGTCGCGCCGGTCACGGTCGTGCTCGCGACGCTCGCCCTCGCGGCGACGTAG
- a CDS encoding YhgE/Pip domain-containing protein: protein MTTPTSPFRRPRSLFSLERMRSERRVTWLTVVGILIVPLVIGGLLVWALWNPTERLDSVKAAVVNLDQPVKVGEQTVPLGRQLSAGLLDRKNDNFDWVLTDQSDAASGLADGTYTAVITIPKDFSKAATSPSGKAADAQQATIDVRTGADSKLVDPAISQAVTSTATSVLNKQLTSTYLQNVYVGFNTLHDQIAKAADGATQLAGGASQLASGTHQVADAAGQLATGASGLSSGVSQLAGGVSGLASGLSQLQQKTSGLPTQTQQLSAASAGVQSGVGQVANGLAALEKVCTDAHGVNDATCKQIAATAQSMTTGKDGSPSLVALSGLAAQGTSQLASGMPALTDGIAQSASGAGQLASGAAQSASGASQLSSGIAQLSSGLTPLASGADQTSSGAASLASGLGEAAASLPNYSSGERTNLASVVAEPVTQKTATSSGFGQSSIPLFASVALWLGALATFLVLQAVSRRSLLTSRASGRIALDGFVPAAVLGALQGVLVAGIMQFALSLDVGHWFGFAAISAATGVAFAAVNHGLVALFAGVGRFVSMLVVVITLASGIVSTVPGIFDTAVGFLPTSTAITALRGVVESTDGVWRGLGGLLLWAAFGFLLALIAVARKRVVRVTQLLPAE, encoded by the coding sequence ATGACCACCCCCACCTCTCCGTTCCGCCGTCCGCGTTCGCTGTTCTCCCTCGAACGGATGCGCTCGGAACGGCGCGTCACCTGGCTCACCGTCGTGGGCATCCTGATCGTCCCTCTGGTGATCGGCGGTCTGCTCGTCTGGGCGCTGTGGAACCCCACGGAACGGCTGGACTCGGTCAAGGCCGCCGTGGTGAACCTCGACCAGCCGGTCAAAGTGGGCGAGCAGACCGTCCCCTTGGGGCGTCAGCTCTCCGCCGGCCTGCTCGATCGCAAGAACGACAACTTCGACTGGGTGCTCACCGACCAGTCGGATGCGGCCAGCGGCCTCGCCGATGGCACCTACACCGCGGTCATCACCATTCCGAAGGACTTCTCGAAGGCGGCGACCTCGCCGTCCGGGAAGGCCGCCGACGCTCAGCAGGCCACCATCGATGTGCGCACCGGCGCTGATTCGAAGTTGGTGGACCCTGCGATCAGTCAGGCGGTCACCAGCACAGCGACCTCTGTGCTCAACAAACAGCTGACGTCCACCTATCTGCAGAACGTGTACGTGGGGTTCAACACCCTGCACGACCAGATCGCGAAGGCCGCCGACGGTGCGACCCAGCTCGCCGGCGGAGCCTCGCAGCTCGCCAGCGGAACGCACCAGGTGGCCGACGCCGCCGGGCAGCTGGCGACCGGCGCTTCCGGCCTGTCGTCGGGCGTCTCCCAGCTCGCCGGCGGCGTCTCCGGACTCGCGAGTGGCCTCTCGCAATTGCAGCAGAAGACGAGTGGCCTGCCGACCCAGACGCAACAGCTGTCGGCCGCGAGCGCGGGCGTGCAGAGCGGGGTCGGGCAGGTGGCGAACGGCCTCGCGGCCCTCGAAAAGGTCTGCACCGACGCGCACGGCGTCAACGATGCGACGTGTAAGCAGATCGCCGCGACCGCCCAGTCGATGACGACCGGCAAAGACGGATCCCCCAGCCTGGTGGCCCTCTCAGGCCTCGCCGCACAGGGCACATCACAGCTCGCCTCCGGGATGCCGGCCCTCACCGACGGCATCGCACAGAGCGCCTCGGGCGCTGGGCAGCTCGCCTCCGGCGCCGCCCAGTCCGCTTCCGGCGCCTCCCAGCTTTCCAGCGGCATCGCTCAGCTCAGCTCGGGACTGACACCGCTGGCCTCCGGCGCCGACCAGACCAGCTCGGGTGCGGCCTCGCTCGCCTCCGGACTGGGTGAGGCGGCCGCGAGCCTGCCGAACTACTCCAGCGGCGAGCGCACGAACCTCGCCTCGGTCGTGGCGGAGCCGGTGACGCAGAAGACCGCCACCTCCTCCGGCTTCGGACAGTCGAGCATCCCGCTGTTCGCCTCGGTCGCGCTGTGGTTGGGCGCGCTCGCCACCTTCCTCGTGCTGCAGGCCGTCTCCCGACGGTCACTGCTGACCTCACGCGCCTCCGGACGCATCGCGCTCGACGGGTTCGTCCCCGCGGCCGTCCTCGGCGCCCTGCAGGGTGTGCTCGTCGCCGGGATCATGCAGTTCGCCCTGTCGCTCGACGTCGGCCACTGGTTCGGCTTCGCTGCCATCTCCGCCGCCACCGGTGTCGCCTTCGCCGCCGTCAACCACGGTCTCGTCGCGCTGTTCGCCGGGGTGGGCCGGTTCGTCTCGATGCTGGTCGTGGTGATCACCCTCGCCTCGGGCATCGTGTCGACCGTCCCGGGCATCTTCGACACCGCGGTGGGATTCCTGCCCACCTCCACCGCGATCACCGCGTTGCGGGGCGTCGTCGAGTCGACGGATGGGGTCTGGCGCGGTCTCGGCGGGCTTCTGCTCTGGGCCGCGTTCGGGTTCCTCCTCGCCCTGATCGCCGTCGCGCGCAAACGGGTCGTCCGGGTGACGCAACTGCTCCCGGCCGAGTAG
- a CDS encoding MMPL family transporter codes for MSSILYSIGRWAFRARKLVISLWIVLLVALGGGAALFNQGTDNSFSIPGTESQEALDTLSRTFPQVSGTSAQIIIVAPKGETVHTSAVEQPVEDAVARLKKIDGVSGVTSPYDDTVKGSISDDGSAAIVTVQLKGEVTTVPQSTKTDLTDEGAALQKQLAPGAQVAVGGSLFSQSLPTLSVTELLGVGIALVVLILTFGSFLAAGMPLLTALLGVGLSMALIYVATLFGPISSTTPLLALMLGLAVGIDYSLFVISRHQSQLKAGVDPEESAARSVATAGSAVLFAGITVIIALLGLSVANIPFLTTMGVAASAAVAIAVLISLTLTPALLGFAGARIAPGRRAAKRAARTAAALNTDGSVDGKAATTSAVPAGAATTATPSLAHAAKADVPPGFFRGWVRAVTRFPIVTIVGVVAVLGIASIPAAQLRLALPDAGSHAQGDPARVTYDLISEHFGPGYNGPLIVTGSIISSTDPVGLMDRIGAEIAKLPGVAAVPLATPNQTADTGIVQVIPTTGPDSEKTAQLVSEIRSEHQHFLDEFGVDLKVTGATAVQIDVSDRLGGALLPFGILVVGLSLVLLTMVFRSIAVPIKAALGYLLSVGAAFGAVTVVFEWGWLGDALNVAKEGPVISFMPIILMGVLFGLAMDYEVFLVSRIREDYVHGGNARRAVESGFVGSAKVVTAAAIIMISVFAAFVPEGDTSIKPIALGLAVGVFVDAFLVRMTLVPAVLKLLGDKAWWMPRWLDRLLPSFDVEGDGLQKELDLADWPEPGVRYIAAADGLGLSVKKRPLFADVTFRLRDGEMLVVHGGDGTAASALLLAITGRTKTETGTLKTAGFVLPIRGGAVRSRTAVVRFPATETPVDDVRRALRGAPELLALDGVDALTDPVERRRIRFELADAFSRARIDERPFALVVGCVDPGGLDDLLPDSIEPTSVLLSPVGDSATAHAHRSPEKATV; via the coding sequence GTGTCCTCGATTCTGTATTCGATCGGCCGCTGGGCGTTCCGCGCCCGCAAGCTCGTGATTTCGCTGTGGATCGTCCTCCTCGTCGCACTCGGCGGCGGTGCTGCCCTGTTCAACCAGGGCACCGACAACTCGTTCAGCATCCCGGGAACGGAGTCTCAAGAGGCTCTCGACACGCTCAGCCGCACATTCCCGCAGGTCAGCGGGACCTCGGCGCAGATCATCATCGTGGCCCCGAAAGGCGAGACGGTCCACACCTCCGCCGTCGAACAGCCTGTTGAAGACGCGGTCGCCCGTCTGAAGAAGATCGACGGCGTCTCGGGCGTCACCTCGCCATACGACGACACCGTCAAGGGGTCGATCTCCGACGACGGCTCCGCCGCGATCGTCACCGTGCAGCTCAAAGGCGAGGTCACCACGGTTCCCCAGTCGACGAAGACCGATCTCACCGACGAAGGCGCCGCACTCCAGAAGCAGCTCGCCCCGGGCGCACAGGTCGCCGTCGGCGGCTCCCTGTTCTCCCAGAGCCTGCCGACTCTGAGCGTCACCGAGCTCCTTGGCGTCGGCATCGCGCTCGTGGTCCTCATCCTGACGTTCGGCTCGTTCCTGGCCGCCGGGATGCCCCTGCTCACGGCCCTGCTGGGGGTCGGCCTGTCGATGGCGCTGATCTACGTCGCCACCCTGTTCGGTCCGATCTCATCGACCACCCCGCTACTCGCGCTGATGCTCGGGCTCGCCGTCGGCATCGACTACTCGCTGTTCGTCATCTCCCGGCATCAGAGTCAGCTGAAGGCAGGTGTCGATCCCGAAGAGTCAGCGGCGCGGTCGGTCGCCACGGCCGGTTCGGCCGTGCTGTTCGCGGGCATCACCGTGATCATCGCGCTACTCGGACTCTCGGTGGCCAATATCCCGTTCCTGACCACGATGGGCGTCGCGGCGTCGGCCGCCGTGGCGATCGCCGTGCTGATCTCCCTCACCCTGACACCAGCCCTCCTCGGTTTCGCCGGCGCCCGGATCGCACCGGGTCGCCGCGCCGCGAAACGCGCCGCCCGCACTGCTGCGGCCCTGAACACCGACGGTTCGGTCGACGGCAAAGCGGCGACGACATCGGCCGTGCCTGCAGGCGCCGCCACGACCGCCACCCCGTCGCTCGCCCACGCCGCGAAGGCCGATGTGCCGCCCGGCTTCTTCCGCGGCTGGGTGCGCGCCGTCACCCGCTTCCCGATCGTCACCATCGTCGGCGTCGTCGCCGTTCTCGGCATCGCCTCCATCCCCGCCGCACAGCTGCGGCTCGCCCTTCCCGATGCCGGCTCGCACGCACAAGGCGACCCGGCCCGAGTGACGTACGACCTGATCTCCGAGCATTTCGGACCCGGATACAACGGCCCGCTCATCGTGACCGGCTCGATCATCTCCAGCACCGACCCGGTCGGGCTCATGGACAGGATCGGCGCCGAGATCGCGAAGCTGCCCGGGGTCGCCGCCGTTCCGCTCGCAACGCCGAACCAGACGGCGGACACGGGGATCGTGCAGGTGATCCCCACCACGGGCCCCGACTCCGAGAAGACAGCGCAGCTGGTGTCCGAGATCCGCTCGGAGCATCAGCACTTCCTCGATGAGTTCGGCGTCGACCTCAAGGTCACCGGCGCCACCGCCGTGCAGATCGATGTCTCCGACCGCCTCGGCGGAGCGCTCCTGCCGTTCGGCATCCTGGTGGTCGGCCTCTCGCTGGTGCTGCTGACGATGGTCTTCCGTTCGATCGCCGTGCCCATCAAGGCCGCGCTCGGCTATCTGCTCTCGGTCGGAGCCGCCTTCGGTGCCGTCACCGTCGTCTTCGAGTGGGGCTGGCTCGGGGATGCCCTCAATGTCGCCAAGGAAGGCCCGGTGATCAGCTTCATGCCGATCATCCTGATGGGCGTCCTCTTCGGCCTCGCCATGGACTACGAGGTGTTCCTCGTCAGCCGTATCCGTGAGGACTACGTGCACGGCGGCAACGCCCGGCGCGCGGTGGAGAGCGGGTTCGTCGGCTCGGCCAAGGTGGTGACCGCGGCCGCGATCATCATGATCTCGGTGTTCGCCGCCTTCGTGCCCGAGGGCGACACCTCGATCAAACCGATCGCGCTCGGGCTCGCCGTCGGCGTCTTCGTCGATGCGTTCCTCGTTCGCATGACGCTCGTGCCCGCGGTGCTGAAGCTGCTGGGCGACAAGGCATGGTGGATGCCGCGCTGGCTCGACCGCCTCCTTCCTTCCTTCGACGTGGAGGGCGACGGGCTGCAGAAGGAGCTCGACCTGGCCGATTGGCCGGAGCCCGGCGTGAGGTACATCGCCGCCGCCGACGGGCTGGGGCTCAGCGTCAAGAAGCGGCCCCTGTTCGCCGACGTCACGTTCCGGCTCCGCGACGGCGAGATGCTCGTGGTGCACGGCGGGGACGGCACGGCCGCCTCGGCGCTGCTCCTGGCGATCACCGGGCGCACCAAAACCGAGACGGGCACGCTCAAGACGGCTGGGTTCGTGCTCCCGATCCGGGGCGGCGCCGTTCGGTCGCGCACCGCGGTGGTGAGGTTCCCCGCCACCGAGACACCGGTTGACGATGTGCGTCGTGCACTCCGCGGCGCGCCCGAGCTGCTCGCCCTCGACGGTGTCGACGCGCTCACCGATCCGGTCGAGCGCCGCCGCATCCGGTTCGAGCTCGCCGACGCGTTCAGTCGCGCCCGCATCGACGAACGGCCGTTCGCCCTCGTCGTCGGCTGCGTCGACCCCGGCGGCCTCGACGATCTCCTCCCAGACAGCATCGAACCGACCTCGGTGCTGCTGAGCCCAGTCGGGGACTCCGCCACTGCCCACGCCCACCGCTCCCCCGAAAAGGCGACCGTCTGA
- a CDS encoding TetR/AcrR family transcriptional regulator, with the protein MDTSALREEAPAESARRQRTRTRLLDAAFEIFAEYGVHAASVEMITEAAGFTRGAFYSNFSTKEELFFALMEREKTLRIEQLNAGVEQFLAPVVGAGADVSDDDVIEIITRVLELQSDDRRWWLVQSEFLLLAMRDPALARGFLDYQDGFFSDLTVIVVEALASASRRFTIEPEEAVRVIAELCANSEARALLADDDRKFSERLSSSVHTLVLALTERI; encoded by the coding sequence TTGGACACGTCAGCTCTCAGAGAAGAGGCGCCGGCCGAATCGGCACGGCGCCAGAGGACCCGCACGCGGCTGCTCGATGCCGCGTTCGAGATCTTCGCCGAATACGGCGTGCACGCGGCGAGCGTCGAAATGATCACCGAGGCCGCGGGGTTCACGCGAGGAGCGTTCTACTCCAACTTCTCCACGAAGGAAGAGCTCTTCTTCGCCCTCATGGAGCGCGAGAAGACGCTACGGATCGAACAGCTGAACGCGGGCGTCGAACAATTCCTGGCACCCGTGGTCGGGGCCGGCGCCGATGTCAGCGACGACGATGTGATCGAGATCATCACACGGGTCCTCGAACTGCAATCGGACGACCGCCGGTGGTGGCTCGTCCAATCGGAGTTCCTGCTCCTCGCTATGCGCGATCCGGCCCTCGCCCGGGGATTCCTCGACTACCAGGACGGCTTCTTCAGCGACCTCACCGTGATCGTCGTCGAAGCGCTCGCCTCCGCATCCCGTCGCTTCACCATCGAGCCGGAGGAAGCCGTTCGTGTGATCGCGGAGCTGTGCGCGAACTCCGAAGCTCGGGCACTCCTGGCCGACGATGACCGCAAATTCTCCGAGCGCCTCTCGTCCAGCGTCCACACGCTCGTCCTGGCGCTGACCGAACGCATCTGA
- a CDS encoding SGNH/GDSL hydrolase family protein: MRRRTIVIPIIAVVAVGALAGAGAIAWAANSGRPAEQRSVATAEATPTPTPTLDPFPRRPLTSETRYVALGDSFAAGMGGGDEQGRCVMSDNSYPHEFATAAGIDLVADAACSGATTSDLLKHQLSALDDDTDLVTVSIGGNDLGVAEIASDCAAGKSVPCRTELTSALSLLNVLPDRLDLLYAAIAKAAPHARIVVTGYATLYEVTDPAAKDFGTATAINVATIGLNQVIRQAVDKQRANGVPITFVNVDFDGHGIGSAHPWINTSGPTAFHPTAAGYREYARELQRLLGVAG; the protein is encoded by the coding sequence ATGCGACGCAGAACAATCGTGATCCCGATCATCGCCGTTGTCGCTGTCGGCGCGCTCGCCGGGGCCGGCGCCATCGCCTGGGCGGCGAACTCCGGCCGGCCGGCCGAGCAGCGCTCCGTCGCGACCGCCGAGGCGACCCCGACCCCCACGCCGACGCTCGATCCGTTTCCGCGCCGGCCCCTGACGTCGGAGACCCGTTACGTGGCGCTCGGCGATTCGTTCGCAGCCGGCATGGGCGGCGGAGACGAGCAGGGCAGATGCGTGATGAGCGACAACAGCTACCCGCACGAATTCGCCACGGCGGCCGGCATCGACCTCGTCGCCGACGCGGCCTGCAGCGGAGCGACGACCTCCGACCTGCTGAAGCACCAACTCTCCGCCCTCGACGATGACACCGACCTCGTCACAGTGAGCATCGGCGGGAACGACCTCGGGGTCGCCGAGATCGCCTCCGACTGCGCCGCCGGCAAATCGGTTCCCTGCCGCACCGAGCTGACCTCGGCCCTCTCGCTCCTGAACGTGCTGCCCGATCGGCTCGATCTTCTTTATGCGGCGATCGCCAAGGCTGCGCCGCACGCCCGCATCGTGGTGACCGGATACGCCACTCTGTACGAGGTCACCGATCCCGCTGCCAAAGACTTCGGGACGGCCACAGCCATCAACGTGGCGACGATCGGCCTCAACCAGGTGATCAGGCAAGCCGTCGACAAGCAACGCGCGAACGGGGTGCCGATCACCTTCGTGAATGTGGACTTCGACGGTCACGGCATCGGCAGCGCTCATCCGTGGATCAACACAAGCGGGCCGACGGCGTTCCACCCCACCGCGGCCGGCTATCGGGAGTACGCCCGCGAACTTCAGCGTCTGCTCGGCGTCGCCGGCTGA
- a CDS encoding sugar phosphate isomerase/epimerase family protein produces the protein MMRIGMSTSCVYPLSTEHAFRFAREAGYDGVEVMVTRDEVTQNAGALLALSERYGMPLLSVHAPVLLLTHFVWGRDPRVKLERAAELAADVGASTVVVHPPFRWQSGYAETFLDIVRTTAQHSGIEVAVENMFPWKLHGRSLAAYSPGWNPLGMDCDAATLDFSHASLSGVDSLELATALGDRLRHVHLCDGSGTADDARIFDEHLLPGRGTQPVADVLRLLSSRRWSGSIVAEVNTRKARTDEERLGMLRETLEFAREHTAVPRHPRLSRSRRALASLRPLRRP, from the coding sequence ATGATGCGCATCGGCATGAGTACCTCGTGCGTGTATCCGCTTTCGACGGAGCACGCTTTCCGTTTCGCCCGGGAGGCCGGCTACGACGGAGTGGAGGTGATGGTCACCCGCGACGAGGTCACCCAGAATGCCGGTGCCCTTCTCGCACTGTCGGAACGCTACGGGATGCCCCTCCTGTCGGTGCACGCACCGGTCCTGCTCCTCACTCATTTCGTCTGGGGCCGCGACCCGCGGGTGAAGCTGGAGCGGGCCGCCGAACTGGCGGCGGATGTCGGAGCGTCCACCGTCGTCGTGCATCCCCCGTTCCGCTGGCAGTCGGGTTATGCGGAGACCTTCCTCGACATCGTGCGCACCACCGCGCAGCACAGCGGTATCGAGGTGGCAGTGGAGAACATGTTCCCGTGGAAGCTCCACGGACGCTCCCTCGCCGCATACTCCCCCGGCTGGAATCCGCTCGGCATGGACTGCGATGCGGCCACCCTCGACTTCTCCCACGCGTCCTTGAGCGGCGTCGACTCGCTCGAGCTCGCGACCGCTCTCGGGGATCGGCTTCGTCACGTGCACCTGTGCGACGGTTCCGGCACGGCCGACGACGCACGCATCTTCGACGAGCATCTGCTCCCCGGCCGCGGCACCCAGCCTGTGGCCGACGTGTTGCGCCTGCTGAGCTCCCGTCGCTGGTCAGGCTCCATCGTGGCCGAGGTCAACACCCGCAAGGCGCGCACCGACGAGGAACGACTCGGTATGCTGCGCGAGACTCTCGAGTTCGCCCGCGAGCACACAGCGGTCCCCCGGCATCCTCGGCTCTCCCGATCGCGCCGGGCGCTCGCCTCGCTCCGGCCGCTCCGGCGCCCCTGA